In Ostrea edulis chromosome 4, xbOstEdul1.1, whole genome shotgun sequence, a single window of DNA contains:
- the LOC125671860 gene encoding uncharacterized protein LOC125671860 isoform X1, whose product MHLVYVNNIEDMFEEESTWEDLPDILLEDIFTLLEPRHRHEASQVCRRWYETFYAPRVWEHFTLKGNILTKRRFYIYKGYQRETCPRKTQICLHRVGYLFKKITITPIHDFQHVYEFIRILRAYLGYFEEFPMPLLHTFHFTFTCETRGITGVIVHGTGGKMMEELRHLLRNMQLLKDLKLNSLMLDQAEVTGLFEAIANNCSDTIQTLEILDFTKVPYPILDITLFSNLNVLKTSPQHLDDEVIVILASSGITKLHIIQGRYTCSADSVSDEAWRLLKDMSPYFRVTLEVRGHTKTPLILQPHAPVNRIVYDSPNLKLPHETAVWMVHYYHDTLEYFAQKRLPRSHGPRTFHDRGDAAFLMLVRSCPKLHTLIISERISTATAIQIAKIKPSLEDYIVRENGLLKRCDGPKTDNSFRDAEIRKIARSYEATRQEISTTLGRRWVPMSDRHFKKL is encoded by the exons ATGCATCTTGTTTACGTAAAC AATATCGAGGACATGTTTGAAGAGGAGAGCACGTGGGAGGATTTACCCGACATCTTATTGGAGGACATATTTACGTTGTTAGAGCCCCGTCACCGGCACGAGGCTTCACAAGTTTGCCGTCGTTGGTACGAAACCTTTTATGCTCCAAGAGTTTGGGAACATTTCACTCTGAAAGGAAACATTCTGACGAAAAGACGGTTCTACATTTACAAAGGCTATCAACGGGAAACGTGTCCCAGGAAAACACAGATCTGTCTGCACAGAGTGGGGTACCTCTTCAAGAAGATCACCATAACACCCATCCACGACTTTCAGCATGTGTATGAATTCATCCGCATACTCCGTGCTTATCTGGGGTATTTCGAAGAATTCCCTATGCCCCTATTGCATACTTTCCATTTTACCTTCACTTGCGAAACAAGAGGGATAACAGGTGTGATCGTACATGGAACCGGCGGGAAAATGATGGAAGAGCTTCGTCATCTTCTGCGAAATATGCAGTTGTTGAAGGACCTTAAATTGAACAGCCTCATGCTAGACCAAGCTGAAGTAACAGGCTTGTTCGAAGCAATTGCCAACAACTGTAGTGACACAATTCAAACCCTGGAAATTTTGGATTTCACAAAAGTTCCATATCCTATCCTTGACATTACGCTATTCAGTAACCTTAACGTTCTCAAAACGAGTCCTCAGCACCTTGATGACGAAGTGATCGTCATTCTTGCGTCATCAGGTATTACTAAACTGCACATCATTCAAGGACGTTACACGTGCAGTGCGGACTCTGTCTCAGACGAAGCATGGCGACTGCTCAAGGACATGTCGCCATATTTTCGCGTTACCTTGGAAGTGCGAGGTCATACGAAGACACCGTTGATCCTTCAACCTCACGCCCCTGTAAACCGCATCGTTTACGATTCACCAAATTTAAAACTGCCACACGAAACAGCTGTGTGGATGGTCCACTATTACCACGACACACTAGAGTACTTTGCCCAAAAACGACTTCCGCGAAGTCATGGCCCTCGAACATTTCACGACCGTGGTGATGCCGCCTTTTTGATGTTGGTCAGAAGCTGCCCAAAGTTACACACACTTATCATCAGCGAAAGGATATCCACGGCAACAGCCATTCAAATCGCAAAGATAAAACCATCATTGGAAGACTACATCGTGCGAGAAAATGGACTTCTGAAAAGATGTGATGGTCCGAAAACAGACAACAGTTTCAGAGACGCGGAAATTAGAAAAATTGCAAGATCGTATGAGGCAACTCGACAGGAAATTTCTACAACCCTAGGAAGAAGATGGGTTCCAATGTCAgacagacattttaaaaaattgtga
- the LOC125671860 gene encoding uncharacterized protein LOC125671860 isoform X3, with amino-acid sequence MFEEESTWEDLPDILLEDIFTLLEPRHRHEASQVCRRWYETFYAPRVWEHFTLKGNILTKRRFYIYKGYQRETCPRKTQICLHRVGYLFKKITITPIHDFQHVYEFIRILRAYLGYFEEFPMPLLHTFHFTFTCETRGITGVIVHGTGGKMMEELRHLLRNMQLLKDLKLNSLMLDQAEVTGLFEAIANNCSDTIQTLEILDFTKVPYPILDITLFSNLNVLKTSPQHLDDEVIVILASSGITKLHIIQGRYTCSADSVSDEAWRLLKDMSPYFRVTLEVRGHTKTPLILQPHAPVNRIVYDSPNLKLPHETAVWMVHYYHDTLEYFAQKRLPRSHGPRTFHDRGDAAFLMLVRSCPKLHTLIISERISTATAIQIAKIKPSLEDYIVRENGLLKRCDGPKTDNSFRDAEIRKIARSYEATRQEISTTLGRRWVPMSDRHFKKL; translated from the coding sequence ATGTTTGAAGAGGAGAGCACGTGGGAGGATTTACCCGACATCTTATTGGAGGACATATTTACGTTGTTAGAGCCCCGTCACCGGCACGAGGCTTCACAAGTTTGCCGTCGTTGGTACGAAACCTTTTATGCTCCAAGAGTTTGGGAACATTTCACTCTGAAAGGAAACATTCTGACGAAAAGACGGTTCTACATTTACAAAGGCTATCAACGGGAAACGTGTCCCAGGAAAACACAGATCTGTCTGCACAGAGTGGGGTACCTCTTCAAGAAGATCACCATAACACCCATCCACGACTTTCAGCATGTGTATGAATTCATCCGCATACTCCGTGCTTATCTGGGGTATTTCGAAGAATTCCCTATGCCCCTATTGCATACTTTCCATTTTACCTTCACTTGCGAAACAAGAGGGATAACAGGTGTGATCGTACATGGAACCGGCGGGAAAATGATGGAAGAGCTTCGTCATCTTCTGCGAAATATGCAGTTGTTGAAGGACCTTAAATTGAACAGCCTCATGCTAGACCAAGCTGAAGTAACAGGCTTGTTCGAAGCAATTGCCAACAACTGTAGTGACACAATTCAAACCCTGGAAATTTTGGATTTCACAAAAGTTCCATATCCTATCCTTGACATTACGCTATTCAGTAACCTTAACGTTCTCAAAACGAGTCCTCAGCACCTTGATGACGAAGTGATCGTCATTCTTGCGTCATCAGGTATTACTAAACTGCACATCATTCAAGGACGTTACACGTGCAGTGCGGACTCTGTCTCAGACGAAGCATGGCGACTGCTCAAGGACATGTCGCCATATTTTCGCGTTACCTTGGAAGTGCGAGGTCATACGAAGACACCGTTGATCCTTCAACCTCACGCCCCTGTAAACCGCATCGTTTACGATTCACCAAATTTAAAACTGCCACACGAAACAGCTGTGTGGATGGTCCACTATTACCACGACACACTAGAGTACTTTGCCCAAAAACGACTTCCGCGAAGTCATGGCCCTCGAACATTTCACGACCGTGGTGATGCCGCCTTTTTGATGTTGGTCAGAAGCTGCCCAAAGTTACACACACTTATCATCAGCGAAAGGATATCCACGGCAACAGCCATTCAAATCGCAAAGATAAAACCATCATTGGAAGACTACATCGTGCGAGAAAATGGACTTCTGAAAAGATGTGATGGTCCGAAAACAGACAACAGTTTCAGAGACGCGGAAATTAGAAAAATTGCAAGATCGTATGAGGCAACTCGACAGGAAATTTCTACAACCCTAGGAAGAAGATGGGTTCCAATGTCAgacagacattttaaaaaattgtga
- the LOC125671860 gene encoding uncharacterized protein LOC125671860 isoform X2, which translates to MVNIEDMFEEESTWEDLPDILLEDIFTLLEPRHRHEASQVCRRWYETFYAPRVWEHFTLKGNILTKRRFYIYKGYQRETCPRKTQICLHRVGYLFKKITITPIHDFQHVYEFIRILRAYLGYFEEFPMPLLHTFHFTFTCETRGITGVIVHGTGGKMMEELRHLLRNMQLLKDLKLNSLMLDQAEVTGLFEAIANNCSDTIQTLEILDFTKVPYPILDITLFSNLNVLKTSPQHLDDEVIVILASSGITKLHIIQGRYTCSADSVSDEAWRLLKDMSPYFRVTLEVRGHTKTPLILQPHAPVNRIVYDSPNLKLPHETAVWMVHYYHDTLEYFAQKRLPRSHGPRTFHDRGDAAFLMLVRSCPKLHTLIISERISTATAIQIAKIKPSLEDYIVRENGLLKRCDGPKTDNSFRDAEIRKIARSYEATRQEISTTLGRRWVPMSDRHFKKL; encoded by the exons ATGGTG AATATCGAGGACATGTTTGAAGAGGAGAGCACGTGGGAGGATTTACCCGACATCTTATTGGAGGACATATTTACGTTGTTAGAGCCCCGTCACCGGCACGAGGCTTCACAAGTTTGCCGTCGTTGGTACGAAACCTTTTATGCTCCAAGAGTTTGGGAACATTTCACTCTGAAAGGAAACATTCTGACGAAAAGACGGTTCTACATTTACAAAGGCTATCAACGGGAAACGTGTCCCAGGAAAACACAGATCTGTCTGCACAGAGTGGGGTACCTCTTCAAGAAGATCACCATAACACCCATCCACGACTTTCAGCATGTGTATGAATTCATCCGCATACTCCGTGCTTATCTGGGGTATTTCGAAGAATTCCCTATGCCCCTATTGCATACTTTCCATTTTACCTTCACTTGCGAAACAAGAGGGATAACAGGTGTGATCGTACATGGAACCGGCGGGAAAATGATGGAAGAGCTTCGTCATCTTCTGCGAAATATGCAGTTGTTGAAGGACCTTAAATTGAACAGCCTCATGCTAGACCAAGCTGAAGTAACAGGCTTGTTCGAAGCAATTGCCAACAACTGTAGTGACACAATTCAAACCCTGGAAATTTTGGATTTCACAAAAGTTCCATATCCTATCCTTGACATTACGCTATTCAGTAACCTTAACGTTCTCAAAACGAGTCCTCAGCACCTTGATGACGAAGTGATCGTCATTCTTGCGTCATCAGGTATTACTAAACTGCACATCATTCAAGGACGTTACACGTGCAGTGCGGACTCTGTCTCAGACGAAGCATGGCGACTGCTCAAGGACATGTCGCCATATTTTCGCGTTACCTTGGAAGTGCGAGGTCATACGAAGACACCGTTGATCCTTCAACCTCACGCCCCTGTAAACCGCATCGTTTACGATTCACCAAATTTAAAACTGCCACACGAAACAGCTGTGTGGATGGTCCACTATTACCACGACACACTAGAGTACTTTGCCCAAAAACGACTTCCGCGAAGTCATGGCCCTCGAACATTTCACGACCGTGGTGATGCCGCCTTTTTGATGTTGGTCAGAAGCTGCCCAAAGTTACACACACTTATCATCAGCGAAAGGATATCCACGGCAACAGCCATTCAAATCGCAAAGATAAAACCATCATTGGAAGACTACATCGTGCGAGAAAATGGACTTCTGAAAAGATGTGATGGTCCGAAAACAGACAACAGTTTCAGAGACGCGGAAATTAGAAAAATTGCAAGATCGTATGAGGCAACTCGACAGGAAATTTCTACAACCCTAGGAAGAAGATGGGTTCCAATGTCAgacagacattttaaaaaattgtga